In Leucobacter denitrificans, the genomic window ATCGAGACAATCCCCGCAGCATTCGAGATGGAGGAGATCCTCTACGTACTCAGGGACCACATGGCCGGACTCAATGCGGGCCGCTGGGACTACATCTTCTCAATCATCAAGTACTACCGCGGCCGCGGCGCACGGTTCGTACTCCCCGATCGCAGCGAGGTGACCATGTCGGTGCCGTTCATGCGGGCATACACCGAATTGCTCGTGAAGACCGCGCACAAGCGTGGAGCACACGCAATCGGCGGCATGAGCGCGTTCATTCCAAACCGTCGTGACCCCGAGGTCACGCGACGCGCGGAAGAGAAGGTGCGCGCAGATAAGCAACGCGAGGCGAACGATGGTTTCGACGGCACCTGGGTTGCGCACCCCGATCTCATCCCGGTCGCGCAGTCTGTGTTCGACGCGACTCTCGGCGAGCGTCCGAACCAAGTGGATCGGCAGCGCGACGATGTCGAGGTCACTGCCGAACAGCTGCTTGATGTTCGCATCGGGCGTGCTATCACCGAGGCCGGTGTGCGCGAGAATGTGTCGATCGGAGTTCGCTACATCGAGTCGTGGATCCGCGGTATCGGCGCTGCTGCAATCGATAACCTCATGGAAGACGCAGCCACCGCAGAGATCAGCCGTTCGCAGATTTGGCAGTGGATCCACCAGGATCAGTCGACCGACAGCGGCGTGCGCATCACGCGAGAATGGGTCGCTGGAATCCTCGCAGAAACGATTGCGGGATTCGATCGATTTGAGGGTGACCGCTACGACGACGCTGCCGAACTATTTACTGAGGTAGCGCTCGGCGAGGCATTCCCAACATTCCTCACGCTGCCCGCGTACACCAAGCACCTGGTCGACCTCTAAGCGGTTAGTCTTCGCCAGACCGCTTCCCAGCACGGGCGATCGCCGGGCCGAGTTCGTCGACGAGTAATATATCGTCGTCGAGCTCGCCTGTGCGATATGCAGCACGTCCCACCATGTGCGCAGCTGCGGGAGCAGTGATCGACTGAAACACAAACACCGGCATCAGCGCGAGAAGTACGCCCCACGAACGCTGATCGAGCGCTACCGCTGCAATGACGAGCAGTAGCCCAAAGATCTGTGGTTTCGTGGCTGCGTGCAACCGGCTCAGTGCGTCGGTAAAACGCAGCAAGCCAAACCCGGCGGCGGCTGAGAGTAACCCGGCAAGCACCAAGCATACGAGTGCGGCCACATCTAGTATCGCGTCAAACATGGTGATCGCCCCCCATACCCTGCGGCAATCGGTGCTCCGCGCGTCGCTTCACGTATCGCGCCACCACGATAGTCGCAAATGTCGCCGTTGCAGCAATTCCCGCCATCAGCGGGATGGAATCGGTGTGCCCTCGCGCCACCATATCTGCACCGAGTGCGAGCATGACCGTTGTGAGCAAGACATCAGATGCGATCATACGATCAAGGATTGTCGGGCCGCGGGCAATGCGCAGAAGCGCAGCGATCGCGGTGAACGTGAGTCCGGCACCGACCACCGCGAGCATGAGAACCTCAAACGTCATTTGCGCACCGCCTTCACTTCACTGCGAGATCCGAGCGCGAGAATAAGTAGGCGCTCAATTGTCGCAACTTCCCGCCGCATGTTCATGATCTCTTTCTGAGACGGCGTATTCAACACGTGGAGATACAGAATCGATCCAAACCGATCCACCTCAGCGACGAGCGAACCGGGAATCAACGAAATTGTGAGCCCCACGAGAGTAAGAATGAAGTCTGACTTTGTACGTAGCTTCACCGCAATTATCGATGTCATCGGTGGAGAGCCCGGCCGAATCGCAAGCCAACCCACCTGAAATGATGCATATGCGAGGTTCCAGAGGAAGTACGCCACGTAGCGCAACGCATACCAAAGGTTGAATCGCCCCGCGAGTTCAACGGGCGGCAGGTAGAACAGGCGCATCACCATGATCGATACGAGCACTCCGCTCACCACGGACATGGGCGAGATCTCTTGCCAGAACATCATCCACATGATGACGAGTCCGACGAGGAGCGGCAGCTCGTGAAAACGAACGAACATCTCAAGGCCCCGAGCCGTACGGCGCTTGCGCCTAATCATGGCCGACCTCCTCACCGAGCGATGTAGATCCGCTGCCACCGTTCACATGCTTCGCCTCGAGCACGAGTGAAGCGAGCTTCCCATGGTCCGTGAGGTCGTCTCCCGCGCGCTCGGCGAAGCCAAAGAGCGGACCGGCCGCGAAGGTGAGCACAAGACTCACGCCAATCATCCCGATCGTCGCCGCGATCATGAGACGTGGAATACCCTTTTTCTCACGCGTCGGCAGTGCGTCTGGCGCATCCTGCAATCGCTCAAAGAGTTTCTCTTCGCGTTCGCGCAAGAGCACTGCCTCATTCGAGGCCGTGCGAGGAGCCCCCTGCGCTTCCTGTGCCTTCACCTTTGGGCGCCAGAACGCGAGTGTCCAGGCGCGGGCAAGTGCGTATAGCGTCAGCAGTGACACCGCTGCGCCGATACCAATGAGCCAGTACGCTGCAGTGGACTCAATCTGGGCGCCCGCAGTAAACAGCCCGAGCTTGCCAAGGAACCCAGAGAACGGTGGAATGCCGCCAAGGTTCAACATAGGCAGGAAGAAAAGCACGGCGATAATCGGCGAACTCCGCATGAGCCCACCGAGTCCAGCGAGTGACGTGGTTCCGCCCTGGCGCTCGACGAGGCCAACGGCGAGGAACAGCGTGGTCTGCACGATGATGTGGTGGGCAATGTAATACACCGTCGCCCCGAAACCAACAGAGGTCGCGATTGCGATGCCGAATATCATGTAGCCGATGTGACTCACGAGAATGAACGAGAGCATTCGTTTCACGTCGAGTTGTGAAACTGCACCAAGAATTCCGACGATGAGCGTTGCTCCCGCGACACCCATGAGCAGTGGGTCGATATTCGAATGCGGGAAGAGCATCGTCTGTGTGCGGATAATCGCGTACACACCGACTTTTGTGAGCAACCCGGCGAAGACAGCGGTCACCGGTGCTGGCGCAGTTGGGTATGAATCTGGCAGCCAAAACGCGAGCGGAAAAACTGCGGCCTTAATGCCAAACGCGATGATCAGGGTGAGGTTGAGGATGAGCTGAAGTTCGCTCGGTAGTTCAGCGATGCGGGCAGTAAGCTGCGCCATATTCACGGTGCCCGTCGCCCCATATACAAGCGCGATGGCCGCAAGGAAGAGCACTGACGATACGAGGGAGACGACCACGTACGTGACTCCGGCGCGAATGCGCTGCGCAGTACCACCGAGCGTGATGAGCACGTAGCTCGCGACGAGCAGAATTTCGAACCCGACATACAGATTAAACAGGTCGCCAGCGATGAAGGCGTTGAAAACGCCTGCGCCGAGCACGAGATAGGTCGGGTAATAGATGGAAACCGGTGTTTCCTCGTCGCCATCGGCAAGACCCTGACCGATTGAGAACAGGAACACCGATAGCAGCACAACCGCGGAAACGGCGAGCATGAGCGCCGAAACTCGGTCGACGACGAGCGAAATGCCGTATGGCGCTGCCCAACCGCCGACCTGCATAATGAGCGGGCCGGTCTTGTCGACGATGAACATCAGAATGATGCCGATAATCGATACTGCGGTCAGAGCAACGAGAGTGATCCCACGCTGCAGAGCACGATGCCCTGGAACGGCAAGCGCAAGTGCTGCACCCGCGAGCGGAATGAGCACGACGATCGGTACGAGAAAGGTCATGATTGGCCTCCCTCGCCCGGCCCCGTTTTCGATTTGCCTGAATCACTTACATCGCCCGAACCATCCGAGCTATCTAAGTCATCTGAGTCCTCAGAGTCGTCTCCGGGTATGTCATCCTCAAACTCAGTCGCATCTTCAAGATCCTCCTCAGTAACCTCTTCGGTGGTGAGGGTCTCGGCTCGCGAAATTTCGAGATCGTCGCGGTCGTCCTCGACTCGGTCTTCAAGGATGCGCGACAGTCGCCAGGACCGGTAAATGAGTGCGAGCAGGAACGCACTCACGCCGAAAGTAATGACGATCGCCGTGAGAATGAACGCTTGTGGCAGTGGATCGCTCATCGAACCATCGTCGTCTCCCCCAACTATCGGTGAGCTTCCAAACTCTCCGGACATGAGGAAGATCAACAGGTTCGTTGCATTTCCGACGAGGAGGAAGCCGAGCAGAATGCGTGTGAGGCTCCGATCCAGCATGAGATAGACACCTGCGGTGTACATCACCACCATCACGGCCACGAGGACGAGGGGCATGGTCATTGCGCGTGCTCCTCTGCAAATGAAACTGGGTCGGACTCTTCATGCTCATCGATCTCTGAACCAAGGCTTCTCAGCACATCGAGGATGAGACCGAACACGACGAGATACACGCCAATATCAAACAGCGTTGACGTGACGAGCGGCAAGGAGCCAAAAATACCGAGATCTACATCAACCCAGGTCGAGGAGAGCGCCGGCTGCCCGAAAAATAGCGGCAGCATCGCCATCGACACCGACAGGGCAAGACCGATACCGAGGATTCGACCAGCATCAAGTGGCACCGTAGCGCGCAGCTCATACCGACCACCCGCGAGGTACCGGGCGACGAGCGCGAGCCCAGCCGCGAGACCTCCCGCGAAGCCACCGCCCGGGCTGTTGTGGCCAGAGAGGAGAAGGAATATCGAGAGCAATAGCAGCGCGTGGAAGATGAGTCGAACTATCACCTCGAGAATGATCGAGCGACGTCTCGGATCGAGTTTGGAACCGGCCAACAGCCAGTTCATGCGGCTCTCGGGGTCGCCTGGATCCGCGACACGCATAAGATGAGCGCGAGTAGCATCGCGTGCCGCACGCCTACTGAGGTGAGGACTCCGGTCAATGCGAGTGTTGAGAAAGACGAGTGAGGCTACGCCAGTCGCGGCAGCGAGAATGACCGAGAGCTCCCCCATCGTGTCCCACGCACGTATATCGACAAGCATCACATTGACGACGTTGAACCCGTGCCCACCTTCAACGGCAAGCTGCGGCAGGGCGAGCGAGATTGGATCTGCGATGCGACCACCAAGGGAAATCACGGCGACAGCCCCGAGCACGAGCCCCAGCCCTAGCCCAAGTAGTAGCCGTCCGACTCGATGCGAACGCGTAGCATGCTCCCGCATGCGTGCGGGCAGCCTACGAATCACGAGCACGAACGCGATGAGCGTAATGGTCTCAACAAGCAGTTGGGTAAGACCAAGATCGGGAGCTCCATGCAGCGCAAAAATGACGGCCATCCCGTACCCGGTGACTCCGACGAGTACACCTGCTTGGAATCGAGTTCGCGCTCGAATTGCGAACACTGCCGCAACAATCATCACGACCGCAATTGGGATCTCGACGGGATTTGCAATGAACTCGAGTTCTTCCGGCCACTGGTTGGTCGCAAGTATGGTGCCGCCAAGTGTGCACACGAGTGTCGTGAGGATCACCGCAAGATAGAACGGAAGCGATCCACGCTGGGTGATCGAGGTCAAACGAACGGCAAGGAGATCGAGCCAGTGCGTTGCCAACCAGTACATGTGGGAGGCAGAAAAACGCTCGGCAGCGGGAGGGAGCGCACCAGCGATGCGTTTTGCGGGGAAGAAAAAGAAGATGCCCACGCCGATAACTAACGCTGAAAGTAGGAGCGGAACACTCAAACCGTGCCACAGCGCCAAGTGGGTGACGCCCAAGTCGCCGGAAACTAGGCCGGGAACTGCCGCCTGAACCAGTGGATCGAGCATCGGTGCACCAAAGCCGTAGACGATGGTGATGATCGCGAACAGTGCTGGCGCAACCAAGAACGTGCGCGAAGGAGTCTCTTCAATTGGCGTGTCAGGTACACCGGGTTTCCGGGCAAACGCACCCCAGATGAACCGGCACATGTATGCAACCGTGAGCATGCTTCCCGCAACAGCAACGCATAACGCAACCATTGCAATCGGCTGCTCTCGGCCAAGGGCAAGCAACTCCGTGAAGGCTGACTCTTTCGCGACAAAGCCAAAGAACGGTGGCACTCCCGACATCGAAGCAGCAACGAGCACCGCAATGAACGCGAGCACCGGGAACTGGGAAGCAACACCGCTGAGCCGGCGAAGGTCGCGCACACCAGTTGATGAGTCGATAATTCCAACGGTAAGGAACAACGGCGCCTTCGCTACTGCGTGTGCGAAGAGCAACACGAGTCCAGCGAATGTTGCGCGCGGATCCCCCACGCCAATGACCATCACCAGCAGCCCGAGCTGGCTCACCGTGCCGTGCGCGACGATGAGTTTAATGTCGAACTGCCGAAGTGCGCGGATCCCGCCGTGAATCATCGTGTAACCGCCGAGGATCACAAGGACCCACCGGTAGCCGGGCACATCAGCGAATGGCTCACTCATTCGGACGAGTAAAAACACCCCGGCCTTCACCATCGCTGCAGCATGTAGGTAAGCACTCACTGGCGTGGGCGCAGCCATAGCTCCGGGCAGCCAAAAGTGGAAGGGGAAAATCGCAGACTTAGAAATCGCACCAAGCAAAACGAGATATACAGAGACGGTGACGATCGTACCCCGTGGTGGATCGGCAATGATCTCCGACAGCAAGGGTGTTCCTGATGCATGTACGAGCAACACAAACCCAACAAACATTGCGAGACCGCCGAGTGTGGTGATCATCAATGCCTGGAGAGCTGCAGAGTTGGCAGTGCGCAATCTGAGCACGTGGCCAATAAGCAGGAACGAGAAGACAGTTGTCGCTTCCCAAAAAATAAAGAGTAGGTACAGATTGTCTGAGATCACGAGGCCGAGCATGCTCGTTGCAAAGCCCATGAATACTGCAGAGAAGCGCGGAAGACCAGTGTCACCGTCGTCGAAGTAGTTGTTGCAGTACAGCAGCACGAGAGCGCCTGCTCCGGTGACAAGGAGTGCAAATAGTGCAGCGAACGCATCGAGCCTGAACGTGAGATTCAGCTGGAGCCACGGAATCCACTCTAGGTGTTCTACAAGCGCATCGCCCGAAAAGGCTGGAATCGAGAGTGCGACCATGACAGCAAACGACGCAGCCATGACCACTGCGAAGAAGAGAAAGGCCCGACGACCGAAGCGCCGTGCGATTGGATGTGCAATCAAGGAAACGATGGAAAGAGCGAGTAACACTCCCGTCATCGCCCCCATAGGCAGCCTGCTTTCGCTCAGTTGTCTTGTCCAGCTTCAAGTTTATCGGACTCAGTGCAGCTACCCTGACCAGAAGCGGAACCCCGCTGACGCTCATAGTGAAATCGATGCTCAAAAACTTCTTGGGGAGGGAACGTAGGCGAAACTACGGCCCAAGTATTGAAGTCCTGAAATGCAGAAAGGCCCTGGAACGAATCTGTTCCAGGGCCTTTCCCTTCAAAAAATGTTCGGCGGTGTCCTACTCTCCCACGAGGTCCCCCTCGCAGTACCATCGGCGCAGTCAGCCTTAGCTTCCGGGTTCGGAATGTGACCGGGCGTTTCCCTGACGCTATAACCACCGAAACTCTATTGACATATACACACCCCACCAACCACAGGCCTAAGTCACTCAAACCCAGGGGGTGTGGCCGTACGTCAAGAACCACAAAGTAGACGCGAACATCGTTACACTTACAAACTCATGCCCCAAAACACTATTTGGGATGAAGTCAAGTCATCGGCTTATTAGTACCAGTCAGCTCCACACCTTACAGCGCTTCCACATCTGGCCTATCAACCCAGTAATCTACTGGGAGCCTCACACACCCTAAAGGTGTACGGAGATCTCATCTCGAGGCCGGCTTCCCGCTTAGATGCTTTCAGCGGTTATCCATCCCGAACGTAGCCAACCAGCCATGCCCTTGGCAGAACAACTGGCACACCAGAGGTCCGTCCAACCCGGTCCTCTCGTACTAGGGTCAGATCCTCTCAAATCTCCAACGCGCGCAGAGGATAGGGACCGAACTGTCTCACGACGTTCTAAACCCAGCTCGCGTACCGCTTTAATGGGCGAACAGCCCAACCCTTGGGACCGACTCCAGCCCCAGGATGCGACGAGCCGACATCGAGGTGCCAAACCATGCCGTCGATATGGACTCTTGGGCAAGATCAGCCTGTTATCCCCGAGGTACCTTTTATCCGTTGAGCGACAGCGCTTCCACAAGCCACTGCCGGATCACTAGTCCCGACTTTCGTCCCTGCTCGACCTGTCAGTCTCACAGTCAAGCTCCCTTGTGCACTTACACTCGCCACCTGATTACCAACCAGGTTGAGGGAACCTTTGGGCGCCTCCGTTACATTTTGGGAGGCAACCGCCCCAGTTAAACTACCCACCAGGCACTGTCCGAAAACCCGATCAGGGTTCGTCGTTAGATATCCAATATGACCAGAGTGGTATTTCAACAACGACTCCACCAACACTAGCGTGCCAGCTTCACAGTCTCCCACCTATCCTACACAAGCCACACCGAACACCAATACCAAGCTGTAGTAAAGGTCACGGGGTCTTTCCGTCCTTCTGCGCGTAACGAGCATCTTTACTCGTACTGCAATTTCGCCGAGTTTATGGTGGAGACAGCTGGGGAATCGTTACGCCATTCGTGCAGGTCGGAACTTACCCGACAAGGAATTTCGCTACCTTAGGATGGTTATAGTTACCACCGCCGTTTACTGGGGCTTAAATTCACAGCTTCGCAGTCCGAAGACCACTAACCGCTCCTCTTAACCTTCCAGCACCGGGCAGGCGTCAGTCCGTATACGTCCACTTGCGTGTTAGCACGGACCTGTGTTTTTAGTAAACAGTCGTTCCCCACTGGTCTCTGCGGCCACCACACCCTTTCCCAAGCAAGTTGGTATAAGTGGATGGCCCCCCTTCTCCCGAAGTTACGGGGGCATTTTGCCGAGTTCCTTCACCATAATTATCTCGATCTCCTGAGTATTCTCTACCTGACCACCTGTGTCGGTTTGGGGTACGGGCAACTAGCAACCTCACGTCGATGCTTTTCTCGGCAGCATAGGATCACCTGCTTCCCCATACGGGTCCGCATCGTATCTCACCCAAAGCCAGAAACTATTCATAACTGACGGGCTACATACTTACACCGGGACAACCATCGCCCGGCACAGGCTACCTTCCTGCGTCACACCTCACGCTCACCACCCGAGTTCGGGTTCGCAGCCGCCACCCCACATCACCCGAAGGATCCGCAGAATATTGGTTTGCTTAGCACTACTCGTTAGGTCTTGAACGGTTACCAGCCGGTACGGGAATATCAACCCGTTGTCCATCGACTACGCCTGTCGGCCTCGCCTTAGGTCCCGACTTACCCAGGGAAGATTAGCTTGACCCTGGAACCCTTGGTCTTCCGGAGGACGGGTTTCTCACCCGTCTTTCGCTACTCATGCCTGCATTCTCACTCGTGTGGCATCCACGACTGGTTCACACCGCCGCTTCACTCGCCACACGACGCTCTCCTACCCATCCATACGGCTGGACCACGAAGGCCTACCACATATATGAATGCCACAACTTCGGTGGCGTGCTTGAGCCCCGTTACATTGTCGGCGCGGAATCACTTGACCAGTGAGCTATTACGCACTCTTTCAAGGGTGGCTGCTTCTAAGCCAACCTCCTGGTTGTCACAGCAACTCCACATCCTTTTCCACTTAGCACGCGCTTTGGGACCTTAGTTGGTGATCTGGGTTGTTTCCCTCTCGACTATGAAGCTTATCCCCCACAGTCTCACTGCTGCGCTCTCACTTACCGGCATTCGGAGTTTAGCTGACGTCAGTAACCTTGTAGGGCCCATCGGCCATCCAGTAGCTCTACCTCCGGCAAGAAACACGCAACGCTGCACCTAAATGCATTTCGGAGAGAACCAGCTATCACGAAGTTTGATTGGCCTTTCACCCCTATCCACAGCTCATCCCCTCAGTTTTCAACCTAAGTGGGTTCGGCCCTCCACGCGCTCTTACACACGCTTCAGCCTGGCCATGGATAGATCACTTCGCTTCGGGTCTAGGACATGCGACTTAGATCGCCCTATTCAGACTCGCTTTCGCTACGGCTACCCCACACGGGTTAACCTCGCCACATATCGCTAACTCGCAGGCTCATTCTTCAAAAGGCACGCCGTCACACCTACAAGGGTGCTCCGACGGATTGTAAGCAAACGGTTTCAGGTACTATTTCACTCCCCTCCCGGGGTACTTTTCACCTTTCCCTCACGGTACTAGTCCGCTATCGGTCATCTGGGAGTATTTAGGCTTATCAGGTGGTCCTGACAGATTCACACGGGATTTCTCGGGCCCCGTGCTACTTGGGATATCTTTCACGCGGCCAAGGCATTTCGCATACGGGGCTCTCACCCACTCCGGCCAGCCGTTCCAAGCTGTTCCGCTATACCTTGACACTCACGTCGGCTGCATGGCAGCGCAGCCAGAAAGATCCCACAACCCCGATGATGCAACCCCTGCCAGGTATCACACACCACCGGTTTAGCCTCATCCAGTTTCGCTCGCCACTACTCCCGGAATCACATGTTGTTTTCTCTTCCTGTGGGTACTGAGATGTTTCACTTCCCCACGTTCCCTCTACCCGCCCTATATATTCAGGCGGGAGTCACTAGGTCAGCAAGCCGCCTAGCGGGGTTTCCCCATTCGGAAATCCTCGAATCACAGCCCGTTTATCGGCTCCCCGAGGCTTATCGCAGATTACTACGTCCTTCTTCGGCTCCAGATGCCTAGGCATCCACCGTTTGCTCTTCGAAACTTGAAATCACATAAGTAAATAATTACAGAAACACACACCCACCCCCGAAAGGGTTGATGCATGAAACCAATGAGACACACACAACCAAAAAATGATCATGCATGTATCGAAGATGCTCGCGTCCACTGTGTAGTTCTCAACGTACGGTCAAACCCACCCCACCACACAACACGTTGCGGCAGCATGGACTGAAGAAACCAAGCACACCCACCCACCCCAAAAAATCGGGACAAGCAAATGGTCTGGGTCTCCAGGACCCAACAGTATGCACTCAAAAAAGCCATTCCCTCAAACGCGCAAACATTTCCAACCAGCCCCGAAGACCTGGCGTACTCACTCACACACCCAATTGAATGCTTATGTTGTCAAATGTTCCACCCATGAGCACCCAGCAGTGAACATTCGTCACTGATCTGAGTATTCTGCGCCACCAAACGGTGACGAGTGCTCCTTAGAAAGGAGGTGATCCAGCCGCACCTTCCGGTACGGCTACCTTGTTACGACTTAGTCCTAATCACCAGTCCCACCTTCGACAGCTCCCTCCACAAGGGTTAGGCCACCGGCTTCGGGTGTTACCGACTTTCATGACTTGACGGGCGGTGTGTACAAGGCCCGGGAACGTATTCACCGCAGCGTTGCTGATCTGCGATTACTAGCGACTCCGACTTCATGGGGTCGAGTTGCAGACCCCAATCCGAACTGAGACCGACTTTTTGGGATTCGCTCCACCTCGCGGTATCGCAGCCCATTGTATCGGCCATTGTAGCATGCGTGAAGCCCAAGACATAAGGGGCATGATGATTTGACGTCATCCCCACCTTCCTCCGTGTTGACCACGGCAGTATCCCATGAGTTCCCACCATAACGTGCTGGCAACATAGGACGAGGGTTGCGCTCGTTGCCGGACTTAACCGAACATCTCACGACACGAGCTGACGACAACCATGCACCACCTGTATACGAGTGTCCAAAGAGTTCTGTATCTCTACAGCGTTCTCGTATATGTCAAGCCTTGGTAAGGTTCTTCGCGTTGCATCGAATTAATCCGCATGCTCCGCCGCTTGTGCGGGCCCCCGTCAATTCCTTTGAGTTTTAGCCTTGCGGCCGTACTCCCCAGGCGGGGAACTTAATGCGTTAGCTACGACACAGAACCCGTGGAACAGGCCCTACATCTAGTTCCCAACGTTTACGGCATGGACTACCAGGGTATCTAATCCTGTTCGCTCCCCATGCTTTCGCTCCTCAGCGTCAGTAGCGGCCCAGAGATCTGCCTTCGCCATCGGTGTTCCTCCTGATATCTGCGCATTCCACCGCTACACCAGGAATTCCAATCTCCCCTACCGCACTCTAGCCTGCCCGTACCCACTGCAGGCCCGGGGTTGAGCCCCGGGATTTCACAGCAGACGCGACAAGCCGCCTACGAGCTCTTTACGCCCAATAATTCCGGACAACGCTTGCACCCTACGTATTACCGCGGCTGCTGGCACGTAGTTAGCCGGTGCTTTTTCTGCAGGTACCGTCACTTTCGCTTCTTCCCTACTAAAAGAGGTTTACAACCCGAAGGCCGTCATCCCTCACGCGGCGTTGCTGCATCAGGCTTGCGCCCATTGTGCAATATTCCCCACTGCTGCCTCCCGTAGGAGTCTGGGCCGTGTCTCAGTCCCAGTGTGGCCGGTCACCCTCTCAGGCCGGCTACCCGTCGTCGCCTTGGTGAGCCATTACCTCACCAACAAGCTGATAGGCCGTGAGTCCATCCCCAACCGATAAATCTTTCCACCCACACACCATGCGGTGATAGGTCATATCCAGTATTAGACACCGTTTCCAGCGCTTATCCCAGAGTCAGGGGCAGGTTACTCACGTGTTACTCACCCGTTCGCCACTCTTCCACCCCTGCAAGCAGGGGCTTCATCGTTCGACTTGCATGTGTTAAGCACGCCGCCAGCGTTCGTCCTGAGCCAGGATCAAACTCTCCGTAAAAAATTACATGCACCACAACCAGCGGAATAAGCATGATCGTGAATGCGAGTTCAACCTGACAAACAACAAACATCAATACTGACGTTCATATAATTTTGTCCAAAAGGAATCGCCATCAACACAACCCAAACGGGTTATGCGACGGGATAAAAAATTGGCATTTGACAATTTAAGTGCACACTATTGAGTTCTCAAGAACCAGACACCCCCCGTACCGACCCAACCGGGCCCTCCGAAAAGCAACCTGTCTACCGTATCACATGTAATGTGATCGATGCGCATGAAATCAACCGAACCGCCCTGCGGCCCGGCTTCGTTGCGCTGACAAAGGAATACATTACGCCGATCAACCCCGGAGCGCAAACACAGGCCGTTTTCCGGGCGTGTCGCCAAGTGGTGCCTCGTGGTGAGTAATTGAACACCACATACGCGGGCGAAGGCGCGCGCAACCTGCTCGCAGATTGGTGGTGCTTAGATAGTCGGGTGACCGCAGACAAATCTCCATCTCCTGCCGACTTCAGCTTCGATATCGAGCACCGCCTCGAAAG contains:
- a CDS encoding Na+/H+ antiporter subunit A; amino-acid sequence: MGAMTGVLLALSIVSLIAHPIARRFGRRAFLFFAVVMAASFAVMVALSIPAFSGDALVEHLEWIPWLQLNLTFRLDAFAALFALLVTGAGALVLLYCNNYFDDGDTGLPRFSAVFMGFATSMLGLVISDNLYLLFIFWEATTVFSFLLIGHVLRLRTANSAALQALMITTLGGLAMFVGFVLLVHASGTPLLSEIIADPPRGTIVTVSVYLVLLGAISKSAIFPFHFWLPGAMAAPTPVSAYLHAAAMVKAGVFLLVRMSEPFADVPGYRWVLVILGGYTMIHGGIRALRQFDIKLIVAHGTVSQLGLLVMVIGVGDPRATFAGLVLLFAHAVAKAPLFLTVGIIDSSTGVRDLRRLSGVASQFPVLAFIAVLVAASMSGVPPFFGFVAKESAFTELLALGREQPIAMVALCVAVAGSMLTVAYMCRFIWGAFARKPGVPDTPIEETPSRTFLVAPALFAIITIVYGFGAPMLDPLVQAAVPGLVSGDLGVTHLALWHGLSVPLLLSALVIGVGIFFFFPAKRIAGALPPAAERFSASHMYWLATHWLDLLAVRLTSITQRGSLPFYLAVILTTLVCTLGGTILATNQWPEELEFIANPVEIPIAVVMIVAAVFAIRARTRFQAGVLVGVTGYGMAVIFALHGAPDLGLTQLLVETITLIAFVLVIRRLPARMREHATRSHRVGRLLLGLGLGLVLGAVAVISLGGRIADPISLALPQLAVEGGHGFNVVNVMLVDIRAWDTMGELSVILAAATGVASLVFLNTRIDRSPHLSRRAARDATRAHLMRVADPGDPESRMNWLLAGSKLDPRRRSIILEVIVRLIFHALLLLSIFLLLSGHNSPGGGFAGGLAAGLALVARYLAGGRYELRATVPLDAGRILGIGLALSVSMAMLPLFFGQPALSSTWVDVDLGIFGSLPLVTSTLFDIGVYLVVFGLILDVLRSLGSEIDEHEESDPVSFAEEHAQ